The following coding sequences lie in one Astatotilapia calliptera unplaced genomic scaffold, fAstCal1.2 U_scaffold_50, whole genome shotgun sequence genomic window:
- the LOC113018261 gene encoding heterogeneous nuclear ribonucleoprotein C-like — protein sequence MFHSFSTILFSPTDTDRQTSTDPSTDTMDWSSSSSSSLMASSNVTNKTDPHSLNSRVFIGNLNTLLVTKADVEAIFSKYGKIFGCSVHKGYAFVQYSNERNARAAVAGEDGRMIVGQVLDINLAGEPKPHRSKTVKRSAGDMYSSSFDLDYDFQRDYYDRMYSYQSRVPPPPPPLSRAVIPSKRPRVSLSSGGSRRTKTSFSSSSSKSSQRTSRTMKADDLQTIKRELTQIKHKVDYLLESLDHMEKDHSKKSEMKSSKPEPGEVSPLHSSTSSKKEDSLKRGKESRELHDSEEEGDLLEDEDETKSRGREDDDDDEGEQEEGEDDSANGDES from the exons ATGTTTCATAGCTTCTCCACGATCCTCTTCTCtccaacagacacagacaggcAGACCTCCACCGACCCGAGTACAGACACAATGGA TTGgtcatcatcctcctcctccagcctgATGGCCAGCAGCAACGTGACCAACAAGACCGACCCCCACTCCCTCAACTCCCGCGTCTTCATCGGCAACCTCAACACCCTGCTGGTCACCAAGGCCGATGTGGAGGCGATCTTCTCCAAGTACGGCAAGATCTTCGGCTGCTCCGTCCACAAGGGCTACGCCTTCGTCCAGTACTCCAACGAGAGGAACGCCAGGGCCGCCGTGGCCGGGGAGGACGGCCGCATGATCGTTGGACAGGTGCTAg ACATCAATCTGGCAGGTGAACCGAAGCCTCATAGATCGAAGACAGTGAAGCGATCTGCAGGAGACATGTACAG TTCATCTTTTGATTTGGACTACGACTTCCAAAGAGATTACTATGACAG AATGTACTCCTACCAGTCCCGggtgcctcctcctcctccccctctgtcCCGCGCGGTCATCCCCTCCAAACGTCCCAGGGTGAGCCTGAGCAGCGGAGGGAGCCGACGAACCAAGAccagcttctcctcctcctcctccaagaGCAGCCAGAGAACTTCACGTACAA TGAAGGCAGATGATCTACAGACCATAAAAAGGGAGCTTACACAGATCAAACACAAGGTGGACTACCTGTTGGAGAGCTTAGACCACATGGAGAAGGACCACAGCAAGAAATCAG AGATGAAAAGCTCCAAACCTGAGCCAGGTGAAGTGTCTCCTCTTCACTCATCTACCTCCAGCAAGAAGGAAGACAGTCTGAAGAGGGGCAAAGAGAGCCGGGAGCTGCATGActcagaggaggagggagaccTGCTGGAGGATGAAGATGAG acgaaaagcagagggagagaggacgatgatgatgatgaaggtgaGCAGGAGGAAGGAGAAGACGATAGTGCTAACGGAGATGAATCCTGa